TCTGTGCATCTTCACCCAACCCAGCGCATGCTTTCGGGATCCTAAGCACCGCCTCTGCCTGTAACTGGATGAAGCATTAGGAAAGATGAATGAAGCCCCCTCCCCTTCATGAAATCCTGCACAAAAACTTCTGCTGCAGATTGGGAACGGCTCCATAAGTCCTGTGGGAGTCTTACACCAGAGATAAACTGCATACTTTGAACACcacagcaggaggcagcagcagctcggtCACCGCCGTCTCATTTTACGCACAGTGGCGTCCAGCGGGCTTTGTCTGAGTGAAAGTGATATCAAGCGAGGCGGCAGCTGATCTTATCCAGACTTAATTCGAGGGAAAGCAAAGAGAAAGTAAAGCAGAGATTTGAGCTCGTCTGGCTGTTCTGGAAggaacaaaaagcaaaatgtcaaaaCCAGATTACACCGGCACCTATCATATGGTGGAGCAGGAGAACATGGACGCGTACCTCGCAGCTTTAGGTaagtttgtttgtcttttacgCAGACGCAGCACGTTAAACTATTCACATTTCTTGTCCCAAACAAGTAGGACATGGCTCCTCCTCGTAACTCTCCCACTTTGTTGCCCTTTAGTTCAAACATGCAACACTGTTTTGCTGCTCTGAAGCCATTTTGAAGTAATAATCGATCACTGACGTCATGGTGAAGCCCATCTCCATTTGCAGCAACACATTAGTGTAATGAAACCACCACCTTGTCCTTTACATGAACCCAGATcctccccccacacacacaaagagagagtgtattcagtctttttaaatgtgacagacaAACTATAAGTAAAGAAAATCTCCCTACATGagctttctctcctctctgtcttccctcaGATATAAATTTTGCTCTGAGGACAATTGTGTGTCTCTTGAAGCCCACCAAAGACATCACCCATGACCCAGCTACAGGGGCCATGAAGATTCGCACGCTCACCACCTTCAAGAACTTCGACATGGATTTTACTATTGGAGAAGAATTTACAGAGGACCTGGGGCCCGTGGATGGACGCACTtgtcaggtctgtgtttttgtttgggcCTGTGTGTAGTTACAGCGAATATGTGGTGTCATTACTTGTTATACAACTTTGAATTGTGCGTTTAATTTGGAGTGTCTGAGGAAAGTCGACCCACCTACTGCTGGGATTTTGTTTTGTAACCACCCCCTGCTGCTTAAATCCGGGTTCCAGCTTAGCAatgagtgtgtgcgtgagtTTCACAAAGAGAAagcagtgaataaaaaaaaaaaaagacactgtttGCCTAAAGTTTGCAGATTTATTCAGAAACAACTGCATGAATCAAAACAAGCAGCATTGTCTCGATGTGTTCCAGAGAAAAATGACCAAACAGAAGCtaaacaaagtaaaaccaaGGCtcaagagaggaaaaaggaacTCATTAGTCTCTCTTTTTGCAGTGCACAAAGGCTTTTATCTTTGTGTGATTGAACATGTGAGCTACTTTACATATTAATTACAAGCCCTCTGCGTCTGCAGACTACAGTGAGCTGGGAAGGAGACAAGCTGCTTTGTGTACAGCGAGGTGAGAAACAGGGACGAGGCTGGACACACTGGCTGGAGGGCGACAAGCTGCATTTGGTAAGGATGTATGGATGGAATAAAAAGATGCGAGAAAGAGGCCACGGGAGGGTCATAGAGGGAGATAAGGTGGGGGGATGTGgaacaaggaaaataaaaacatagaggaggaaaaaagatgCTTACGTTGATACGGTAAATGCAAATTTAAACGTCATGTTGTGTGTTACAATGTCCACGTAGGAAAGCAGCACAGCAACTCTGAGGACTGATCTCATTAATAGTTCCtcttttttaacaacaacaacaacaactgaaaactCACAGAGGATGGAGGTTTGAGTCCAGGTTGGAGTGTAGGCGCCACTAGGCCAGCATTGGAATGTAGGGCGGCTTCTCCTATCAGATGGTTCCTTCTGACACAATGCTGATTCAGCACAGGCTCCACaggcaggagcagcagcaagaaAGTCTGACATTGAAAGTTTTCAGTGTCTTTAGGAAATAGAACTGCTTATCAGTCTTTTCATACCAGCCTCTTTAGTGCTGTAGCTTTTGCATAAAggtttctgaaataaaacacaatagtATAAATATGTCGTCGTCTTGCTTATTCGCTCTTTACATTCCAAACATCTGTCTCCACTAATTAAGACAAGTATTTGTCAACTCATGCTGTGGCCATCCATGTATGGCGGTGTGCACTCGAATGACTAGATTTACGTAGCCATCTGAACTCCTCCTCATTAAGTGGGCAGagttgggtaaaaaaaaaaaaaaaagcactcaGTATTTTGGGCATTTTATGGATAGTCAGAATGTCACATAACACAACCACTAATTCAGGACGAAGGGAGAGAATTAGACCTATTCATTGTGGTTGTTACATGGTTTAAGATTATAGATTATCTGTCAGTGCTGATTAAGGTTTGAAACAATCAGTATTGTTCCACTAAATAGCTCACAGAATTTCTAATACCTCTGTTGTATTTGGGACAGAACGGTACATTGTTGATGCTGACAAGTGGGAAATGCCAGCGAGGATCAAGCTTTGAAATGGTGGATTTCAGAGGTTACACACTGCAGGAGAAAGGGGCAGTGGCAGACTAATGATGAGTGAATGAGGGGGAGTTGGAGAAGAAGGaaggggggaggaggtggatggATGACAAGGTTAAAGGTTGAGTAGGGGGGAGGGTTGTTTTGGATACAATCCCAGATCTCTACACAAATTTATGGCTTCCTTCATGTGCCAAACTGTAATATCTATTCTTACTAGTCATTTGAAccctctccttttccttctctaccccccctccctcctccatggtcttttattctctctgcaGGAGATGAGAGCTGAAGGCGTGGTAGCCAAGCAGGTCTTCAAGAAGGCAAATTGAAGTCACTGCAAATGTGCATTTCAAGAATAACATCAACTTATTCTTAATAGAAAAATACTCTGTGTTGATAGCATTTTATAATAATCAACAATAGTTTAAAATATCACAACAAGACTGGAAATCTCCAAAAATACGATAATGTACACATTCCTAATTGTTTCTGTGTAATGGTACTAACTGTGAAGAGGGCAGCGGAGCTGTGTAAACATTCCCAACAAACTCCCTCGAATTACACATCTGTCTTCACAGTGTTAGAAACAAATCCTAAATCAGCTGGAGGCCCTACTGCTGCTTCTCTAACACATCACATTATAGTCCGGGGCCTGTTTATGTCTGATGCACAGCTGCTGAACATCTCAAAGTTATAAATATTGAAATTCAATAATTTGCAAAAccatgtccaaaaaaaaaaaacatagtttttattgatttttaacaGTTTACATATACAATGCTCCACCTGAATAATCAGCTAAAGTTATAACAATATAAGTTAAATTACTTGtcctttaaaatataattacataCTTAAATTAAAGGAGaatgctgcagcttttttttttcttcttattgtcaacaaatcccatgaaaaatcaaaaatcaacaAGTCTGTCTCAGTGTTAGCCACcccatttgttttcatcaaaaacatactgtttttaaatatatagttacattttaaaaatggctTAGAGACATCAATCAGGCTCTGTAGATGCAGAagatacatgttttttttttttttttcatccattaagaaagaaaaatgtaaaatatcacaaTTATCCACAATAGAAACAGAAGTGGGCCACGGACAGTGCTGCCTTCACTTGTAAAGCTCCCAAGTCAGTCACGGCAAAATGAAGGAGCTGCAACAGTATTTCCAGTTGAGAAGTCCGCTCCCATCGTAAAAGTCAATAACTTGATTTCAGGATATTTGGCTGTTACAGTAGCCTCACTGAAAATGCTACTCATAAATATCACATAACCTGAGCTGATGTTCTAATAAAAGTCCTGCAGGGGGCGTCAGGCACATCCTCAATGTGAAAGCCTGCTCTTTTTAAATAGTTACATTAAAGTTTGACATAGACATTGCATCATCTCCAGGCTGGGGGGGACTCAAAGCTCCACCAGTATACTTAGAAGTAAATGTTGTGGCCACATTTACTGGTTTATGTCCCGCACCATTCATCCTCCTGTGGTTCTGAGTGGGTCCTGAGAAAGTTGCTGGAGCAGTATCCTCCACCGTTATTGATGTAATCTGGTTCAGCAAATGAAACCGAGACCTTCAGCGGAGTGATGGGAAGGCTGCTGTCCATGCTGCAATTAACCAGGTTTTCATCTGAGGGGGCGATAAAATCAATAGTGAATGTGACCATTCTTCAAAGTAGTATTGTACTGATGTGTGAAATGTACTTAGCACATTGTGAGGCCTGATGAATTTGAACCTTTATGGAGCCAAATGCATTTATGGAAGATTAATATAGACTAGTGACCACTTgctgtattcattcatttttttctgtctgaacaTTGTCTATTTTTTCTAATCAAACGTCTGTGCATGAttgtagcagtagcagcagatGATGCCAACTAACTCTACTCTAACTTAGAGGAAAATTTATACCTAGGATTTTGTAAGAATCCACATGGTTGTTGTGCAGAACTTAATCTGTTGCCCTGGCGTTAAGATGAGCATAAATCACCATATCCCAGATTACAGTCTGACTGCTGTCTTTTGTTGTGTCATACCTGATTGTTGTCCATTCTAGCTCAAAAGAACTtccaaatactgtaaaacactaaaaaagCTGGTGTGTTTCTCACCTTGGCTAAAAAGTGGTATTTTGAAGTCCTCCATGGCGCAGCTCTCTTGGCAGTGACCGTTCAGCTTTGTGTCTGGTAAAGGCAGGTCCAGTGGCTTGACTGCAGAAGCCATATCCACCAGAGTAACAGGAACACTGGGGCTGCCTGttagacaataaaaaaaaagtatcctGTTAACAAAGATGATCTTTATGATGATATGATAAATAGTTTGAGACAGATCAAATACATCATATATCATGTTTTATATGGACTGTAACCTTTGTTACTCATAACCTGGTTGCATTGACATTGATTGGCCTCCAGGTGGCTCTACCCTCTCAGATACACACAGGTTTGTAGTGGCACTAATTATTTGGATGTGATTTCAATAAAAAATGGCTGAACAACTTCAGGAAAGGTTTTTATAACATACCATAGCTGACCTAATATTAATGTGAAAGGTGGATGTAAAGTGTCTGTAGTTTAAATTTTCATAGACAAATAGGTCGTAGTCACCTCTGAATCACAGCAATTACAATAGGTTCCAATGATGTTTAAATTTTAGTgtagaaaaagaataaaagatttACCAAAATATACACTTTTCAGTCCTCCACCACTGTTTAATCTGCTAATCTGCTGCTCATGTGTATGTTCTAGTCACTGATCCACTAAATGGCTAAATACACCAAGCTGACCACAAGTGCTTCCACTGTGGTACTGCAAGAGCTCTGTTATTACCAACTAGTCAAAGCAGCAGGACCCAGAATACCTCAGAAAGCAGAacatatattttgtgtttcagttctgTAAAAGATTTTAGAATTGCTAATTCATATAATTACTGTAGtagttattattaaaaataatagtaatacattttatttaaagcgcctttcaaaacactcaaggacactgtataatcaacaataaatcaacaaaaaatcaacacaggacaaaacagacagaaaaatgactCAGCttgtaattatattttatggctgatttattttcttcacataAGTTAAATTACCTTAAATCTACATCATCCCCCTAAGTGAAAAATCCACTTtctataaatatgtaaaaagtgTTGAAAGTTGAAAAGTTGAAGTGCTCAATGGAAAGTCCATTCTCATTGAATATGTAATGAAGGTTTCAACTTTTGACCTCATATTTGTGACAGCTAATGTACGTAATGATAAATTGTGATTGGAATTACTCGACATGAGGAAACATTTCCCATTCAGCAAGCTAATGTAAAAACAATCTTCTAGAGTCAAATTCGCCTGATTAGGGAAACTCAATATAATGTTTTTCTATGTAAAAAGTATGTAATCCATCCAGGTCTCTAGTAATCTAATCTTTAGCACCAATGCTTTGAGCTGCACAAACCAAATTCTGTTTCAGTGCGACTGTAAAAAATAGTAATGAGTATTTCAAAACCTCAGcagataaaactgaaactgtctACATGGCATGATACTACTACGAGAACAGAAAACGTCTTTTATCAGTTTAAATAGAAGATGTCTACAAGCTAATGTTACAAAATAAAGACAGCGCAGACATGCTGTGATATTGTTACTGGCAATCACTGGCATCACCGTGTTGTCGATAAACTTGCAAAGTGACTGGCAAATCTTATCTAACACTGATTTAACTGTTCAAAACTGATAACTGGCACGTTTATGTGAAACACGTTCCACCAGATAGAGATAGATACTCATAGCTCTTCTCTCAATTAGTTGGATTTCACTTGTAAATTCCAGTATTGGCACACAACTTCactggaaatacagtaaatgtcaaagAAATTACAACACAGCGTCAGCCAAAACAATCAGTTATGGTACCGTGTCACATACGTAGGATCTGGTTATCAGTATGAGTAAGATGCCTGTGAAGTCTGCGTCACATTATACCGAATAACTGTGTCAGGCTGAATATGAACAGGATGTGGTTTCCCCATTCAGATTGTCATGTTTGTCGAGCTTGTCTAAAATCAAGTTGAACAGTTTCTTATATAACTTCCATGGgtcataataaaatattaagatttttttttgcaaaaaaggAAACAGTTAACACTTGACTGAAGTGATTGTAACTATAAAGAAAACCAGttatgtaaatttaatttaccttactcagagtttttttttttactgtaaaggAAATAGTGGGAGGATATGTTCAAGAGAGATAAGCAGCGACCTTAAACTGTATGACTTCAAAGCAAAGGCTGTCTCTCAGTTATGGTTGACAGTATGCGTAGTTACTGCCACTGAGTAGGCACGCATTCACCAGgaagtctttttttaaaaagtacaagaaTAAAATCATGAAGTACTGTGATGAAACAAACCTACACCTGTGACGTGCGGTACGTACGTGATCTGTATGATCGGCATTTTGCCCTCCAGTAGATGACAATAGCAAACAGGATGAGTGCAGTCACCACGAGTCCTGCCCACAGGCCTGCAGGTAATATCCACGGACAGTCTGaagaacacacagagagagggggcTTTCAGAGGGGAGGCAGATTTTGATAAAAGTGTAGGCCCTTTCTGGGAAATCTAGAGAGGAGGTTTGTGTTTACTGAATACtgtagtataaaaaaaataactaaataggttttttcctttttcaaaaaaAGTGATTTACTATAAATGCAAACTCATTCAATTTAATCACTCCAACACTGGAACAATAAcgtaaatcaacaattctatTATATTCTCGTTAAACATCAATAACTGACACATATggcattaataaatgtttagtAACATAGTTTAACTGGTCTGTGATTACACATATAACCAATCTTACAGTGTAGTATGAAGagtttattaaacatttatagaAACACAAAAGATCGACAGTTTCAAACCATATGAATTCATTCAATATCtaattttatatattaacaACTGTGCTATTATGTTTTCCCTTAACAACACTTAACAGTTAAAATTACAGTGTgctataaattattatttgattatattgACTTTGAGTGATGAGTTTTCTGTGGTTGGAatagtttttccttttgtgttacaaaaaggttttgtttcCAGATAAAAACGTGTCACAGGTAAATTTCCGATGTCTTAGATCCGTAGTAGTAGAGCGTAGATACTTATGCTTAGATGATGTGTTTCACTACTTATTTGACTACATTAAACTGAATAAAGTGATTCACACACTGCTCTCACAAACATGAATTTCATCAATGTGAGTGCAGACTTTAAAGATCACATAGGAAACTGTTGTAATGTTACAGATGTAAAAACGCTAAAAATTGGTTCTAACGTTTCTAGCATCATCctgttgttttacatttgtggttcaaataaataatccttattattaaattaagttCGGTAGACGTTCGTGTCCTCCACTGGATGTAAACTCTTCAGAGATCTTTTGAGTATAACCACaatcatgttaatattttaatttgtccaaTACTTTTGGTTAATAAACACCTGAAAAACTGACATCGCCATCAGTCTCAGCTGTACTGTTAGCTGAGCACAGCGGTTACCATGGTAACCTGCTTATTGTTTCCATGTTGACATTAGGCATCAAACTCAAAGCACCGCTGTGCCTCAGTACCTCAGGGTTGCAGGCAGACTTAACACCTTGGAACAGCACCTCTCTTATTCTGAACCTTTCTGATATCAGCCTCACAAATCCTCCTACAACCTCTCCTAAAACAACACTAGGAGAGCAGAGTGTGAACCAGAACAGCAAAGTGTATTAGAGACAGGTAAATAACCTCCTAAAGCTTTATGCAGTAGAGCTGAGGACACCTGCAGATTAAGATGATAATACAGCCTCATCACCTTCATGGCCTTTTGATACATTACAAATATTAGAGATCTAATCTGTACTATATAAAGGTGAAATAACACATTACCACTATTTTATATTAGACCTTcctattattttcttttcctttaaattatttatttttatcatatgACTAATGATAGTGCCTGGTCAGATGATGGATGGGAACCCATGAGACACACGGGACAAGACCTTCCACTACATTGCACaacttcatcttttttttttttttttttttaaatagctgaAAGGTTTCAAGATCTGAAAAGAAGAATCAAACAAGATCCTAAAGGTAAAGCTGTAAACCTACTGTTGTGTATGAAGTTGCCACAGATGGCATCAGCTTTATGGGTTCCTTGAGTTTTCAACTCTCTCCCAAAGTCCTCACATCTGAAAAACATATGACATGACAACAAATGTCATAATGTATTGATAATAAGGGCATGTTTGTTGCAGAGTAATAAACTGTATGCAACCCTCAGATAAGCCTGACTGTACCATACAGTCTAGATCAAATATAGTTATAGTaggtgtggtgtggtgtgggATGTTCTGGATTTGATGACAGAGAATGTCAAGCGAAAGATAAAACAGTCATTTCTGCTGTATGGTTGACTGACAAATGAATCACTCCCAGTTTACCACACTATACATTAAAGAACCAATGTCAgcatttcactttattttaataataccAGTAATAATGGAACGTCTGTCTTACCTGATATGTGGTTTACAACCTGAGATGCTATCCGTGACATTGCTGTATGTTCCATTACCACACTCAACACAGACTGTGTCACTCGTGCGAGTAGCTGCAAGAAGTATTGAGATGGGGAGACATTTAATTTACCAGCTAGTACTGTACTTTGGCAAGATTTCTATAATACTTGGAAATTTATTTTGCAATTTACAATGGCAGCATACCTGGTGTCTTGACTCCTTCACCCACAGGGCATTCTGTCACTTTCAAGCAATGGTCGCAATTCTTATTACTACAGTAGTAACCAGggatacactcacacactgtgtcCGCCGTAGTTGTGCAGTTTTGGGAATTCACCTGCTTGTTATCTGAAAGTGtcagagataaaaacagatttaaaaaaagtgtttgtgagCATGTCGCCACATCTGCACTGAGAATCCAATGATACATAAGAAACATACAGGTTATGTGATAATCCGGTTCCAGGGCACAGATATTCAGTAAAAGCCCTCCAccctttgttcttctttttttgtctctctttgttaTTGCCCTTCATTATTGCAAAGTTTATTGTGAAGTCATAGTCACAAAAATCCCAGTTAGATTTGCTTTGGTTACATTCTTCGTTTAAACCCAGCTAGACCCAGTACAGTTGTTTACTTAGAAGTATATTACTCTTAACATTGTTAAGTGATCTCATTCCACATTGACAACACCATTATTTCATGTATGAGATTGTTTGGACTCTTAACTTAAACTGCATGGTGTTCACATGTTGTTATGGTTGCACCTGTCAAAtgccaacatactgtacatcacttTAGAAACATGTCTCCAAAACAAGTATCATTTTTGCTCTGTACGCCACCACAGAGGATTTGAAAGCAAACAATCAAGTGTAGACTGCAAGCCTTTATTTAAACTTTTGGATGA
This genomic stretch from Anabas testudineus chromosome 16, fAnaTes1.2, whole genome shotgun sequence harbors:
- the rbp5 gene encoding retinol-binding protein 5 is translated as MSKPDYTGTYHMVEQENMDAYLAALDINFALRTIVCLLKPTKDITHDPATGAMKIRTLTTFKNFDMDFTIGEEFTEDLGPVDGRTCQTTVSWEGDKLLCVQRGEKQGRGWTHWLEGDKLHLEMRAEGVVAKQVFKKAN
- the LOC113169303 gene encoding tumor necrosis factor receptor superfamily member 14, encoding MTCLSGKYSTNGKCCDQCPAGQYVKDVCNATKSTVCATCKEGHFTATTNGLTTCHICRVCSFDNKQVNSQNCTTTADTVCECIPGYYCSNKNCDHCLKVTECPVGEGVKTPATRTSDTVCVECGNGTYSNVTDSISGCKPHIRCEDFGRELKTQGTHKADAICGNFIHNNCPWILPAGLWAGLVVTALILFAIVIYWRAKCRSYRSRSPSVPVTLVDMASAVKPLDLPLPDTKLNGHCQESCAMEDFKIPLFSQDENLVNCSMDSSLPITPLKVSVSFAEPDYINNGGGYCSSNFLRTHSEPQEDEWCGT